One Alteromonas sp. KC3 DNA segment encodes these proteins:
- a CDS encoding transposase — MANKKKVHAYTEEFRKEAVRRADQKGNSNQSVAAELGISAQQIYNWRRQFRAE; from the coding sequence ATGGCTAATAAAAAGAAGGTTCACGCTTACACTGAAGAGTTTCGTAAAGAGGCTGTTCGTCGAGCAGATCAGAAAGGTAACTCCAACCAATCCGTAGCCGCAGAACTGGGTATTTCCGCGCAACAAATCTACAACTGGCGTCGACAGTTCAGAGCAGAATGA
- the lspA gene encoding signal peptidase II, giving the protein MKKRVLILLLLLLPLVGCDQFSKVQAVNYLMGSQPISYLNGFLVLTYHENPGAFLSLGSSLPHETRTIIFSAFVTLFLLAVFAYLCLKPLSNASFIVGSLILAGGIGNVYDRLTNTGRVIDFLLLQLGPLHTGVFNLADVFIMMGVFLAAFFSTQWGKNLTNKLSRSRWSLGR; this is encoded by the coding sequence GTGAAGAAACGCGTATTGATTTTGCTTCTATTACTTTTGCCGTTGGTTGGTTGTGACCAATTTTCAAAGGTACAAGCCGTTAATTACCTAATGGGCTCACAACCGATTTCGTACCTTAATGGCTTTTTAGTTCTTACTTATCATGAAAACCCCGGAGCTTTCTTAAGCTTGGGCTCTTCACTGCCGCATGAAACTCGAACTATCATTTTTAGTGCGTTTGTCACTTTGTTCTTGTTAGCAGTATTCGCCTATCTTTGCCTTAAGCCTTTATCCAATGCCAGTTTTATTGTCGGCTCACTAATCCTAGCTGGCGGCATTGGCAACGTTTACGATAGGCTAACAAACACTGGGCGCGTAATAGATTTTCTTTTACTTCAGCTGGGACCACTGCATACTGGGGTTTTTAACTTAGCAGATGTCTTTATAATGATGGGTGTATTCTTGGCTGCCTTCTTTTCTACACAATGGGGTAAAAACCTAACAAACAAATTAAGCCGTTCCCGTTGGTCACTGGGACGCTAA